AAAATCGTAGTTGAAAACCTCATGTATTCGTGTGAGCACAATATTCACAATTTTTTTAGTATCTAAAGTTGAGAGAATGGTCCGATGGATCTCTTCAATCGTGTTCAGGGCGCTGAACTGTCTTCCCAACTCTTTTGCCATCTCATTGAAGGATTCCGCGAGGTCCTGGAATTCGTCGCCGCTTGTGACTGTCACTCTGCCATCGAAATCTCTCATGGCAATACGCCGTGTTCCATCCTTGAGCTTTGCTATTGGGAGCATAGTCCTTCGAATCAGGATGCCGCTGAGAAGCAATACCAACAAAAGGGATAAAAGAATGGCAAGAGGAAATATCTTTTTGAAATAGGCCATTGGGGCATAAATATAATCTTTCGGCAGGCTCAGAACTACTGTCCATTTCGGGCAGAAAAAGCTGAATTCCAGGAAAATGGTCCGAAAACTCGCCAAATAATCTCTGCCGTCATATTTCCAGTCAAACTGATTCAACGATGAATGACTCATTTTAAAGGCTGATTTTACAAGGGATGATGAATGAAGCGGGAGGGTGGAGAAAATATGATTATCTGACTCATCCAAAACACAAAGTTCGGTCATGCTGGGCAGTGTCTTATATTCAGACAATCCCCACAGGTACATGGGATTTACCTCCCCAAAAAGGATTCCTTGCTTAGGGTCTTGTGGATCAACTGCCCTTATCATAAAGATGCCCAAACGATTATCATCGCTTAACATGGTTGATACGATTGTTTTGCCAGATCTAATGTGTTGTTTTTCTTCCGCAGATTGTTGTGCCGGATTGTGAATAGAGCCAAAAAAATGGATATACGTTCCAGGGTCAGCGATAAGCGCTAATCCTTTGAACCGCTTTCTTAAGCCCTCACTATATTCTTCAACTGACCTGTGCGTTGAATCTTCCGGGGCGGCAGTAATGGTGGCAGAGAAAATCTTTAACCGCTCTTCAAGAAAAGATAGCCGCTCAAAAATGGAGATGCCAAGGCTCTTGCTTGTTAGATGAAGTTGCCTTTGACTCTGTTTGTTAAGCAGTTCCGACACCTGGCTAAATGAGATGATTGCCAGCGCTGAGATGGGAACGAGAGCACAAAAAACGAACAGGAAAAAAATTCTTCGTGCTACCCTGCTCCTGAAAAATGTTGTGTCTAATTTCATCAAAAAAAACCTAATTAATAATCTGAAGCAATCCCTGTGAATGAACCGTTGTTAGCTCGTATAATATCGTCGTGGCTGGCCTTGGCTGTTAGAGGAGATTTGCTCTTTCCATCTTTGCCCTTGCTGTAAAGGTCATAGTCAGTATTCAACGGCACCAGGTTATGGTCTTTCCGCATTTTCCCCTTCCCCTTTCCCTTAACATTGTCGAAATTCAGAAATTGATATGGATTTCCCCAGGGATCCAGAATATTTCCACGCCCCAAATCATTTAGATTATCTGGTAGTTTACCGTTATTCCCTATGTATGCGGTGATTTCTAACTCCAGCATAATGACTTCCGTTATGCACTTGGCAATTTTTGCCCTTTGCATATAATTTGAGTAGGCGGGTATGGCAATGGCGGCAAGCGTCGCAAGTATGGCGATGACGAATAGCACCTCAATGAGGGTAAAGCCATCACAATGCTTTCTTTGACCTTTAGAGACCAACCGAAAAATGGATGTCGAGACATTTTTGATAAATATGGATTTTATCATCTTTAAACCTCAATGCTTGAACGATTTCCGTTTTAGGCGTATAGAGCTCCCAACCGCTGCTCGCTAATCTTAAAAGGCCCCCTTATCTGCTTCATATTCAATGAGTCACCTTCGGTGAAAAAAATAGTATTACCCTGTTTGAGCGATGCTCAATCAG
The nucleotide sequence above comes from Deltaproteobacteria bacterium. Encoded proteins:
- a CDS encoding HAMP domain-containing protein; protein product: MKLDTTFFRSRVARRIFFLFVFCALVPISALAIISFSQVSELLNKQSQRQLHLTSKSLGISIFERLSFLEERLKIFSATITAAPEDSTHRSVEEYSEGLRKRFKGLALIADPGTYIHFFGSIHNPAQQSAEEKQHIRSGKTIVSTMLSDDNRLGIFMIRAVDPQDPKQGILFGEVNPMYLWGLSEYKTLPSMTELCVLDESDNHIFSTLPLHSSSLVKSAFKMSHSSLNQFDWKYDGRDYLASFRTIFLEFSFFCPKWTVVLSLPKDYIYAPMAYFKKIFPLAILLSLLLVLLLSGILIRRTMLPIAKLKDGTRRIAMRDFDGRVTVTSGDEFQDLAESFNEMAKELGRQFSALNTIEEIHRTILSTLDTKKIVNIVLTRIHEVFNYDFVSVTLLDSQNKNPGRTYFRLGKTEVVKLADGVEIAPQEAKELTDNRRILSVNTDTNLPGYLAQFASRGIKSFTSFPLVVKQELAGVMVLGSLDSSPPKDEDLSQARLLADQVAIALSNASLTQGQKRAQKALYRANVELEKRVKERTSDLISTNEHLQREIAERKQIEVELKEAKQTAEIANTAKTNFLANMSHELRTPLNAIIGFSELLLDKHFGDLNEIQDEYLNDVLESSRHLLSLINDILDLAKVEAGKVELQPTDVNLKMLLENSLIMIKEKAMKHGINLVTNMDGIPETISADERKLKQIMYNLLS
- a CDS encoding prepilin-type N-terminal cleavage/methylation domain-containing protein: MIKSIFIKNVSTSIFRLVSKGQRKHCDGFTLIEVLFVIAILATLAAIAIPAYSNYMQRAKIAKCITEVIMLELEITAYIGNNGKLPDNLNDLGRGNILDPWGNPYQFLNFDNVKGKGKGKMRKDHNLVPLNTDYDLYSKGKDGKSKSPLTAKASHDDIIRANNGSFTGIASDY